The nucleotide window AACCTACTGCAGGGTTCCCCCAAGCCAAGAGGGGCCTCGTGGGCCTGGATGGGAGCCAGAGCGGCCAGCTGGGTCCGAACTCCTCCTGCTTGTCTCTCAGGTCAGCACATCTATCTGTCCGCCCGCATCGACGGAAACCTGGTCATCCGCCCCTACACCCCCGTCTCCAGCGACGACGACAAAGGATTCGTGGATCTGGTTGTTAAGGTGAGGCATCCCTTGGGGCGGCAGCCCATGCGTGTGCGTACGGATGCATGTGAATACACATGGGCACGCCTACATgggtccatccatctgtctctctgtctgtctggccGGCAGATCTACTTCAAAAATGTCCACCCAAAGTACCCTGCCGGGGGAAAGATGTCTCAGTACCTGGAGAGCCTGCAACTCGGGGACACTGTCGACTTCCGGGGCCCGAACGGACTGCTGGTCTATCAGGGCAAaggtagaatcaatcagtggtatttattgagccgcttactctgtgcagagcattggactaagcgcttgggagagtgcacgtcagcagagttggtagacatgttccctgccctcagtaagttggcagtctagagcgggagatggacattaaaattacttacagatatggacataaatgctgtggggctgagggtggagcagataaaggatacaaatccaagggcaagggtgaggtggaagggagaaggaaaagaggaaatgagagcttagtcagggaaagcctcttggaagagatgtgcttttaataaggttttgaaggaggggagagtgagcatctgtcagatatgaagaaggagggggttccaagcccgaggcaggacatgagaaaggggtcagcagtgagatagatgagaccgagtaACAGTgactaggttagcattagaggaaccaagtgagtatgttaggttgtagtagaaaatcagtgaggttagataggagggggcgaggtgatcaagtgttttaaagccgatggtaagaggTTTCTGTTGGATGAGGGGGTGGatagaaaaccactggaggttcttgaggaatggggagtcatggactaaactttttttggaaaaatgatccaggaaatagagtgaagtatggatttaaatggggagaggcaggagttgaagaggtcagcaaggaggctgatgcagtagtcaaagtgggttaggataagtgcttggatcaataaataagtaagcactcagtaaatattattgatcaacatggtagcagtgtggctggagaggaaagagtggattttagcaatgttgtaagggtagaactgacagagtttggtgacaggttgaacatatgagttgaatgagaaagatgaattgaggttaatgccaaagttacagacctgtgagacagggaggatggtggtgctctctacagtgatggggaagtcagaaggacggggtttgagtgggaagatgagttctgttttggacatgttaaatttaggGGTCGGAGAGATTGCATTTTccaagggagaatagaagggcacccagaactgagccttgggagactcccacagtttgggggtgggaagcagaggaggagccgttgagactgagaaggagtaaccagagtaggaggagagccaggagagaacagtgtcagcaaagccatgattggataatgtttcctggagaagggggtggttgataatgctgaaggcagctgagcggtcaaggGAGATTAGaacggagtagaggccgttggatttagcaagaaggagatcattgatgacctttgagagggcagtttctgtggagcaaaagggacggaaaccagattggaagggggcaaggagaaaattcaaggagaggaagtggaagcagcagaTGCAGGTAACTCAgtcgagtttggagaggaatggcaggaggaaaAATGGGCAGTAATTGGAGGGAGCTGTAGATTTAAGGGAGAGACCTTTTAGGATAGGTGGAATCAGAGAAAGAACTGAGGAGATGCTGACTGGATTCCGGAAGGCAGGGAAGGTGAGGACAAGGCCAGGGATGGGTTTGTGTGAGTTCATGCATGGCCTCTCCCCAGCTTGGCCTCTCACACTATTcagtttgtggtatttaagtgcttgctatgtgccaggcactgtcctaagcactggggtgggtacaagtaaatcgggttggacacagtctctgttccctatggggctcacagtcttaatccccattttacagatgaggtgactgaggcacaaagagagaagtgacttgcccagggtcacccagcagacaaatagcagaaacgagattagaaccccgtcccatccgactcccaggcctgtgctctgtgcactaggccatggtgtttgtGTTTCTTTTTCTCAGGCAAGTTTGCCATTCGTCCAGACAAGAAATCAGAGCCGGTTATCAAAACCACAAAGTCCTTGGGCATGATTGCCGGGGGTACCGGTGAGTGTGAAAGGAGGGGAACACTGGGGGCTGGTGAGAGGAGGATGACAGGCAGAGGTGAGAGGTGAACTAGTGGTTATGTGGAGGAGGATGCATGGGAGAGCTGGTGAATGAGGGTTATGAGGGTGGGTCGAGAATATGAGGGGGCCTGGGAGAGGTGAGAGCTTTGGGGtcctgaagggagagaggtggggtgcCAGGGGTTGAAGCCATGGACACCCGTGGACTGGTGGTCAATTCCTTCTGCAGGAATCACCCCGATGCTGCAGCTGATCCGTGCAATAATGAAGGACCCCGGGGACCCCACAGTGTGCCACTTGCTGTTTGCCAACCAGGTGAGAGGCCAACCCatctcccgactccaccagtggAATGAAACCCAAATCATTTTGGAGGTTTATCACCTACCCGTGGGCCagtccccccatctcccacccctgGGGGCAGTTCTGGGTTCTTCCGCAGATGCTTCCCGATTCTGCCCTCGCCGCCCCCAGCCCTGCAGTCGCTGTCCGAGGGGGAAATCCAGTCACAGCCTTCTTTGCTGTAGAACCAGAGAGGGCAAAGAACTTGGGTGGGCAGCACTACGAGAGGTCTGTTGGTCTGGGGCTGACCTGAGCAGAccactcccctcagccccatgacTTCCATCCGCCCCTTTCTGCCAGAATGGTGCCGGGGTGCCAGTTGGTGGCCTGGGCACTGCTGCCCGGCTGCTGACCCATGCATTCTGCCCAAAGCTGCACCACGGTGGGGCTCCAAGGTGGCCAGGGCGCTGGGGCTGGCGGCCAGGGAGGTTGGGTCAAAGGGCCAGGTTCATTTGCCAATGGCCTCAGGTGGCTTGAGGTGATCATGggcgtgcatatgtgtgtgtctgggtgtcgGTCAATGCCTTATGACATCACACTTTCTCCAGACAGAAAATGACATCCTGTTGCGGGCagagctggaggaggtgaggaacgAGCACTCAGACCGCTTCAAGCTGTGGTTCACCCTGGACAAGGCCCCTGAGGGTAAGGGCTGCTCGGCCAACCACTAAATCATGGGGTCCCTTGGGGCAGCAAAATGGGCAGCCTGACCCCTTTCCCGGTCTCCTTTCCCATACTCCATTCCCGGTCTTCTTCCCTGGGTCCTTTTCCATATTCCTTCCCCGGACTCGTTCCCCAGGCCCTTACCTGAATTTCCTTCCCTGTCTTCCCGTACAGGCTGGGATTACAGCCAGGGCTTTGTAAATGAGGATATGATCCGCGCTCACCTGCCGCCGCCAGCAGAAGATCCCCTGGTCCTGATGTGCGGCCCCCCCTCCCATGATCCAGTTTGCCTGCATCCCCAACCTGGACCGCGTGGGCTACCCTGCTGACCGGCGCTTCGCCTTCTAGGGTTCTGGGGGTCAGAGAGACGGGGTAGCCCTGTCTGGAGTCAAGGACAGGGCTGCGGGGCATGTCTGTCCCTGCCTctatctttctgtctgtctgtctgtctgcctgccacgtcctgcctctgtctcccaccctcccgccacagtgcctggcacaactggccacccccggcccccgtgcCCCGGCAGGGCTCGTGGCTGCGGCCCGCTGGACTCGGGGTTCCCTGCTCGCTTCTCCTTTTCACAACGAAGTTCAAGGAACCATTCCAGGCATGTGTGTGGGTGAACGGAAGCGCTTGCTCGGCAGGGCTGGGGGCATCTAGGGACGAAGGAGGAGGCGGTGCTATTGGATTCCAGCTTTCCTCCAGAGGCGGGGATGCTAGGAGGGAGAGGGCGGCCACCTCCAGCCCGGCCCAGGTGCCTCCTTGGCATCAAGGTCCAAATGTCCCGCgtgtccttccccttccccgtgCCTTTGGTCTCACAGGGCTTTGGCCCCTGgtgtgaggagaggaggggacagaacCCGAGGGGGGGTtggtgggaggagtggggaggaggggcagtgcATGGGGGGAGCCGGGAGCAGTGGGAGGAagcagggatgggggggagagatgCATGACCAGACGAGTGATGTGGAGGGcgggggttggggcagggagacaggccaCCGTGGCACCGTCCACATGTGAGAACAGCAGATCTTGGCTGAGATGGCGCCGGTGGCCCCAGAGCACCCTCACTTTGCCCGAACCCTGGCTGCCCCTCATGAGGTGGGTCATGCTCTGAGTGCCGGAAGGCCAAGTTTGGCCTCTGCCATAACAGAGGCCGAGGCTGGGCTGTCCTGAGAGGCGGGAACTCCTGTGCCCTTTGGGCTGAAGGGGGCTGAGCCGGCCTGCTCCCTTGCCCGGTCCTGGAGGGGTCAGTGTAGCAGGGTCCCGGCGTGAGATGCCGAGGGGCTAGCGGAGAGATGCCTTCTTCccagtgtgcgtgtgtatgtgcgcATCTGAGTGTGCAGGAAATAAAGTTCGCTATTTTGCCACTGCCGAGGGCTTCCAGGAGTGTTGAGCAGGTTAATAGTCTGCGAAGGGTGAAAGCTGGCAGAACAGCCCCCAAGACCTCGGGCCCCCACCTCTTCCTGCTTCTGATGCTGCACAAACCTGTGTCCaggcaatcaatcgatgatatttattgagcacttaggtgcacagcacagtattaggcgcttgggcgagtacaattaaccaaattaacagacatgttccctgcccataatgatcttagactagaggggaagagaaacgttaataaaaacaaataagtaatttaaaatatttaatttaaagaggtacataagtgctgtgggcgtggggtgagtatcaaatgcccaaaggtcacagatccaagtgcataaatgatgcagaaggggcaacaacatggggaaaagagggcttaatcagggaagataactgggaggagatgggaataataataatgatggtatttgttaaatgcttcctgtgtgccaagcactgttctaaacactggggtagatacaaggtaatcagtttgtcccacgtggggctcacacactaaatccccatgttacagatgagggaaccgaggcacagagaagctgttggatctggcaagaagattattggtgacctttgagagggcagtttccatgagcaaaggggatggaagccagattggagggagtcaaggagaggaatttgaaacagcaGGTGCAGACAACTCAAAAGACtatagagaggaatggtaggagggagatggggcgatatctGGAGGGAGCTATGAGGGCAAAGGAGGGTGGTTGTGTTTTTAGAATCTGGGAGACATgaaaatgtttgaaagcagtggggaagaagccattggaaagtgaacaggaaGATGGCAATAAAGAGGGTAGGAGGATGGGGTGTGGAGGAGGCAGCCCACGCACATAAAGGCATTGGGGTACACATCCAGACCTCCACGGGTACCTATGGTTGTGCACAAGCCGTTCTACTcagccccacgctctttccgaAGCAGAGACAGGCCCAAGCTGGGTAGCTGCAGGCTGGGTGTGCGCCCTGGGTGCCCAGGGCCTGGCATCAGTGGGCAGAAATGAGCTAGGAAACAGAGGGGCTCTTGGGTGAATCTCTCCATCCTCACTGCCCCTCACGGCCCCTCTGTACCCCAGCCCTGGCCCACGGGGCCTTTACCCAACTGCCTATCACTACCTGTGGGCTTAATGCCAGCTGCCTGCTTGGGCCTGAGATTGGACCTTCTGTCCCTTTTCAAGGTTGGCCAGGCCCAGCCATCTCTGTGTCCTGGCTGCCAAGGGGCAGAACTCCACCCCCTGCTGGGGCCATGATGCCATTGGGCCGATAGTGACGCCGGGAGGCTCGTGGAGCCGAGAGATAGGCCAGACCAAATCTGGTGTCACAGCCCCGTGCCCCATGGGGCCTTTAAACCTGGCTCGAGACAGCCAGCAGGACACCGCAGCTGAAGCACAGATGGACCCGGACAGACAGTCGCCCAGAGCCTTTTCCTGAGGCTACGGTTTCTGCCCCTCTGCCTGGCCTTCTTGCCCACCCCAACTCTCTAGTCCCTGCTCAGCCCTGCTCGGCGCCTCTCCCCGCTCCCTGCCTTGCACAGCCCCCGGGGGAAGGTCCCATCGTGGATCTGAGGCTGGGTCCCATTGAGGCCACTCAGCGCCCATCCCATCTGGCTTTTTCCCAAGGCTGTGCCCCCTATCTCATCGCCAGCAATGGCTCAACTGTTGCCCGTGTGCGAAGGCAGGGTGTATCTCCTGCTCTTGCTGCTGGTCGGGGAGACCTTGCCCCAGCCCAGGTCAGActctgtgccccctcccccatcccatcaAGGTCAGTGGGAAAATGGTTCCTTGGTGCAGGTTTCTCCTGGCTCCCACCTTCTCAGTTAGAGGGAATGAAGCCTGGAGGGTGGATGTCGGGAGTGACTCTGGGGGCTGGGCCAGATACCCAGTCCCACCCTCTGTGTCCCAAGCCCTGCACcaacctggccctggcccagcaGATCTGAGGGGGTCCGTGGCCCCTTCCTGCCCCAAGTGAGGCTAGGACCGGGGCCTGTATAtaacccttctcctcccctcccagcccctccgccTCTCTCCGCAGCGAGCCGCTGGAGCACACCCAGGTCTCAGTGGGCAGGGATGCTGACTTTGAGCTGGAGGTCAACGCTGACCAGCGCCCCCAACGAACGCAGGCCAGGAGGGTGAATCCAAGATACATGGTGGAGCCCAAAGCCAGTAATAATGCCTGCCGTCTCTCCACATGCCAAACCACCAACCTCGCAGACAGGATAAACAAACTGCAAAAGGAACCTGGAACTGATCCTCACGCTCCCAAGCCGCCCAATAACCCCACCTCATACGGATGAGGCTAGCCTGGGGGCATGGTCAGTGTTCCCCTCAGACCCCAACAACCCCCCTTAAAACCTTCCTCCACCCAGGGGCCCTGGAACtcccatattctctctctctctctctctctctctctctctctctctctctctctctctctctctctctctctctctccctccctctctctctctctctcttttccccccaaccccctccccctcccccatcagtTCCCAAATTATGCCCACTAGGTTAACTCAGAATTCTCTCTGCCAAGCAACACTGGGGCACCTGAGGGAAGTAGGTGCTGGCTGCCTTTCTGGATACACACcttcagagttcattcattcattcaatcgtatttattgagtgcttactgtgtgcagagcactgtactaagcgcttgggaagtacaaatcagcaacgtatgtagagatggtccctatctcccccttttagactgtgagcccactgtagggtagggactgtctctatgtgatgccaatttgtacttcccaagcgcttagtacagtgctctgcacatagtaagcgctcaataaatacgattgattgattgattgattgatccaacaaaggtctcacagtctagaagggggagacagacaacaaaacaaaacaaagtagacaggtgtcaataccatcagaataaatagaattatagctaaatacacattaataaaatagagtaatgaatacgtacaaatatacacaagatatGTACAGATGTACTACGGTGGAATTGAGTACCCTCGTGCTTAGGTGatgtagaagtgctgaagtggcagcaaAAAAGGAAGTAGACTGGGGATACGAGAGATTAATCCAGGAAGCCCTATGGAAGaggtgtaatttcagaagggctttgaaaatggcgaGAGCAAGGTTCTACCGGACGCAAAAGGGGATGGAGTTCtggcaggaaggaggatgtgagcaagaggttggaggcaagagagacttgaacgaggtacagtgagtagatgggcTTGAGGGGAGAGAAACGTGAGCTGGGGAAACAGTGGCTCAGTCAAACGATCcatcggtgatatttactgagtgcctactgagtttGCAGCACTgggcagaagcaagacacattctctgccctcaaggagtttacgctcGAGGAGGCCTGTCTTGGGGAAAACACAGCCTCCTTCCGACTCAGGGAGGGCtcggaccatccaacatcccctgactccctgactcaccatccctgactctcccccagtgacccagcatggaccatccaacaccccaacTCCATTCTTTgttcctgactcttccccagtgtCCCAGCAGAGACCATCTAGCATtcctgactctttcctctccatctctgactttccctcagtgacccagcgtgGATATCCAACACCTCTGATtctaccctctccatccctgactctccccaagcaaaccagcacagaccatccaaaacCCCGACTCTCCGTATTCCACCCCAACTCTCATCCAGTGACTCCTCATGGGCCCATTCAATTGCCCTGGTTCTCCCCATTctactcctgtctctctcccagtgATCCATCTTGAACAACTCGGTCGTGGGTCTGTCAAAATGCTTTTAGAGCCTGTGGGTTTTTTCTCCTTCTGTAGATTATTTTGGGAATGAATTCCTTTTGTTTGCCAGCAGCTGGGTGTTTCCTTGTGTTTATTCTGAACCTGCCTCCTTCCAGTTTCACTGTCTGCCCTTCAATTAATCAGATTGGGTGTGGGATTAAGTGTACGGAAGTCCTACGCTtgccctgcccacatccttcctggtTCCGTAAAGTCCTGTCCTGCCCACCCTAGCCAGCAGCTCTGTTCTGCTGGCAGATCACAGGCCCACTCAGCGTCTccacccagagaagttgccccaaTCCCCTGACCACCCAAGGTGCCCTCGCTCTGTCCTAGGAAGCAGCGAAAAGGAAGTCCCATGGTGCTTTGAAGCAGGTGGGCCGGGGTCTGTCCAGGGCAGGACTGGGGCTTTTTTCTGCCCCTTCCAGGTGCCCAGCATGTGGCTGGCCCCTGGGCACCACCACAGCTGCCACACACAAGACTGTATTTTCAGAGGCTGTGGACAACCATTCTGAGACCCTTCTCCTCCATCACGGCAACATACATAAAAGGACAAATGCGCACACGCAAATATACTATGGGGAACACAAGCAAAGATACATAcgcatggacacacacacacccgtagaacagtgctttgcacatagtaagtgcttaataaatgccatcattattattattatgtaaacatAGGAGCATACActcctttccactaaggcacgccgCTCCTCTGATGTATAGAGATACTATATATACATCTTTAtaccatatattcattcactcattcattcgatcgtatttattgagtgcttactgtgtgcagagcactgtactaagcacttgggaagttcaagttggcaacatatagagacagtccctactcaacagcgggctcacagtctagaagggggagacagacaacaaaacgaaacatattaacaaaataaaataaatagaataaatatgtacaagtaaaataaatagagtaataaatatgtacaaacatatatacctatatacaggtgctgtggggaggggaaggaggtaaggtgggggtgatggggaggggggaggagggggagaggaagaagggggctcaggctgggaaggcctcctggaggaggtgagctctcagtagggctttgaagggaggaagagagctagcttggcggatgtgcggagggagggcattccaggccagggagatggcgtgggccggtggtcgatggcagaacaggcgagaacgaggcacggtgaggagattagcagcagaggagcggagggtgtgggctgggctggagaaggagagaagggaggtgaggtaggagggggctaggtgatggaaagccttgaagccgagagtgaggagtttctgcctgatgcataggttgattggtagcctctggtgatttttgaggaggggagaaacatgcccagagcgtttctgga belongs to Tachyglossus aculeatus isolate mTacAcu1 chromosome 14, mTacAcu1.pri, whole genome shotgun sequence and includes:
- the LOC119936863 gene encoding LOW QUALITY PROTEIN: NADH-cytochrome b5 reductase 3-like (The sequence of the model RefSeq protein was modified relative to this genomic sequence to represent the inferred CDS: deleted 1 base in 1 codon); this translates as MGAQLSTLGNIVVYPVWVLYSLVMRLFRSPAPAITLENPDVKYPLRLIDKENISHDTRKFRFALPSREHILGLPVGQHIYLSARIDGNLVIRPYTPVSSDDDKGFVDLVVKIYFKNVHPKYPAGGKMSQYLESLQLGDTVDFRGPNGLLVYQGKGKFAIRPDKKSEPVIKTTKSLGMIAGGTGITPMLQLIRAIMKDPGDPTVCHLLFANQTENDILLRAELEEVRNEHSDRFKLWFTLDKAPEGWDYSQGFVNEDMIRAHLPPPAEDPLVLMCGPPPMIQFACIPNLDRVGYPADRRFAF